The following DNA comes from Meles meles chromosome 8, mMelMel3.1 paternal haplotype, whole genome shotgun sequence.
AGGGAGGGCGACCTTCACACAGACATGAAATTAAGGCTTGGAAAAATCTCTCTCCTGATCTCATTGTATGAGAAAATGATTCAAGTGGAccaaaggggaggggaaagacTTAGTTTCCAGCGGAGTGTGTCCAGGCCCTGCgcctctccctggggctggggagccAGCCTCTCTGTTGCAGGGCGAGACCCTCCCTCCggcctgggcggggggggggggggggcgcgtctCCCCTGCACCCTGCTCACACAGCCATTCCTTTCAACCCCTGCCTCTTCCCTGAAGGGACCAGTCACATCTTTCCATGACCAGTGAGTGGCCGGCCCCTGGGCCTGTCCGGACAGCAGCCTCTTTCTGCCAGAGCCGGACACCTCCTCGACCTCCCCTGCCCTCGGGCCGGTGTCTCCCATCTGATGTGGCTCTTCCCTCAGACAGCACCGGGGCACACGTTGACAGGTGGTGGCCTGAGCTCCCCAAAAGAGACCGCAGAACCCTGGGCACCATGCCTCCCTTGTCTCCAATTTTGCTGTCATCCTCTCATTATCATTTCAATCTCATGGCTCACCAGACCACACCGCCCGCGGATAAATGATGGCAACCcagttctggggtggggggctaggAAATAAAACCTGAATTCTTCCGAGGGCCCTGGTCAGTACCCTTTGGGAGCTGGTATTTCTGGAGATCTGGTCTTCCCTCTCCAGAGCAGAGTGCCGGGGGTGAGTGCGGCCCAATGCTCCGCGTTCGGGGGGCTGCTGTCTCCCGGGGCTCTTCGGAGAACGTTCATGTCTTTTTCCGGGCTTTGTTTGAGCAGCCATGGAAACCATTAGGTCTAATcagctggatttaaaaaaaaaaaaaaagtccctgcgCCAATTACCTGTCCCAGGAGGAAGCATAtggcacagaggaaagagaaattcgCTGTCGAGGTGACTGCGTCTGTGTGTCGGGGGTGGGTGGACAGTGGGGAGAGAGACGAGGACACCGGCCATCAATGAACGCTTTTGTCTGTACCAGAAAAGAGCGCGGCCCAGGTCTCGCCGACCTGAGATAGGGTTGAAACGCGGGCGCCCCTTGCCTGGGGTCTCCCTGGCCACCCAACCAGGATGGATACACCTCCGCCTTTAGGAACAGCATTGTCCCCCcactccactcccacccccaacacGCTTTGTCTACTTACTCAATGATTTCTAGGAGAGAGCAACATTTTCGTGACTCTATTATCTCAGGAAACTGTACGAACTGAGCCAAGAAGTAGTAAGGACCGTAAATGGGGCTCTATCTACCCATCGGTACTGAGAGACACGACAGAGAGATCGACAGGTAGATAGACGCACGTCCGTGTGGCTGGGAAGCCACAGCTCCCCCGGGGGGCCGTCCACGGAGCGTGGTGCACGGAACTGAAGAGGGCTTCGGTATAGGAAAAAGAAAGTTTGCTTTTTAATTGACTACACCATTGTTCAGAGAATGCAGTGAAAGACGTGATCTTTCTGCAAATCTGTAAGGGAAATGGTACGGAAAGAACCAGGGAAGAGGTTTCAGGACAATATCTCCGTAGCGAAAAgatcttttcttccccctctcctttgtGAGGAGCCTGAAAACCTTCCGTCAGGTCGTTGTCACCCGCGAGCAGCCGGCAGCGAGAGCTGTGTGGGGGCTTTGCGTGTTGGCTGTTCCCTCTGACGGTTCTTTTGTGACGGCCTTGAACAGAGCATGAGGCGTACACAGACGCTGTACAGGTAGTAGCtttccagttcaggaaaaaaacaaaacaaaacaaaaaaacaaaaaccctgaccCAACCCTTCCTGCAATATTATTTGTAGTCCTTCCCTCCCCAACTGGCATAATTTGGTATAAATTATGTCTTCAGCAACGTCAAATCCCCCTCCTGccttctattctttaaaaaaaaaaaaagagagagagagagatcttgttTCTGCTGTCGTGTTCTACAAAAGTGTCCACCCTTCCCAAACTTTGCTTTCTGCTGGGAAAGTCATCATGGAATTCCTTCTCCTTGCTCTATGGGATGGCAGCGGGCCGGGTGGAGCCGTGCCGTGGCCAGGCCAGGAGGCGGCGGGAGCTGGGGCGGAGGCGGCTGGCGCGGCTGGCATCATGTGTAGGTGTACTCTACGTCGGGGATGCCGCCGTCCCGGTAGCCCCGGGTGGTGCCGTAACCGATGGTGTGCGTGGCTTTGCAGAGGCTGCTGCCGTTGGAGGGGAAGATGGTGTGGACCACGTACTCCTCTTTGGCGCGGTAAGGGTTAATGGGCAACATCTGCAGCCCAGGGCCGCGGATTTCCAGGATGGAGTTATCCTTCTTGGTCCCGGACTCCATATAGTCGTCCTTTTTCCGGCTGCCTCGATTATAGGCCCGGTCCCGGGTCAGCAGCTCCCCGGCCCGGTGCACGTACCAGCAGATGGCCCCCAGGACCAGGAAGAGGAAGACGAGGGCCACGGCCCCGCCGATGATGCCCGCCAGGGGCAGGCCCGCCATGGGGTCAGCGTTCTGCTCCTGGTTGAGCGTCGTGGTGGGGCCGTAGCTGTCTGCCGTCTCGGCCTTGGCGCACACCGGCGTCTCGTCGGCCACGTAGGCGTTGCCGGTCTCCATGGTGACCAGGCAGATGACATAGGTGGACTTGGGCTCCAGTGCGGTCAGCAGGTACTCCGTCTTGTCCCCCTGCACCAGGGTCTCCGTGATGGAGCCCACGGCGGGGCTGTGGCCCAGGCGTAGCCAGCTGAGCCGGAAGGAGGAGGCGGGGAGCGTGGCCTTCCACGTGATGCGGATGGAGTCCGCCGTCAGAGGCTTCACGTGGATGACCAGGGTCTTGGCGCCCTCGCCCGTGGCCACGGGGTAGTCAAGGTTGGAGTCGGGGAGGCGCAGCCCTGGCCTCTTGGCCTTGAGCGTGAAGAGGGAGCCCTGGGGCGTGGTGGCCGAGGCGCGGTCGCTGGCCGTGGTCTTGGCAGCCGCGTTGGCCGCGCCTCCCTGGGGCCCCGTCTCGAAGCACTCGTCCATCTCGCTGGTGATGTCCTTGATGGCCATGCCCCGCACCTTCTCGGGGCCCTGGCACATGAGGCCCCGCACATTGACCACGGCCGCCCGCGCCTTCACCCAGTCCCGCAGCCA
Coding sequences within:
- the FLRT1 gene encoding leucine-rich repeat transmembrane protein FLRT1; this translates as MVVAPPAAPATTTPAATVTATVVMTTATMDLRDWLFLCYGLIAFLTEVIDSTTCPSVCRCDNGFIYCNDRGLTSIPTDIPDDATTLYLQNNQINNAGIPQDLKTKVSVQVIYLYENDLDEFPINLPRSLRELHLQDNNVRAIARDSLARLPLLEKLHLDDNSVSTVSIEEDAFADSKRLKLLFLSRNHLSSIPSGLPRTLEELRLDDNRISTIPLHAFKGLHSLRRLVLDGNLLANQRIADDTFSRLQNLTELSLVRNSLAAPPLSLPSAHLQKLYLQDNAISHIPSDALAKMHQLERLDLSNNNLTTLPRGLFDDLESLAQLLLRNNPWFCGCNLLWLRDWVKARAAVVNVRGLMCQGPEKVRGMAIKDITSEMDECFETGPQGGAANAAAKTTASDRASATTPQGSLFTLKAKRPGLRLPDSNLDYPVATGEGAKTLVIHVKPLTADSIRITWKATLPASSFRLSWLRLGHSPAVGSITETLVQGDKTEYLLTALEPKSTYVICLVTMETGNAYVADETPVCAKAETADSYGPTTTLNQEQNADPMAGLPLAGIIGGAVALVFLFLVLGAICWYVHRAGELLTRDRAYNRGSRKKDDYMESGTKKDNSILEIRGPGLQMLPINPYRAKEEYVVHTIFPSNGSSLCKATHTIGYGTTRGYRDGGIPDVEYTYT